From one Zhongshania sp. R06B22 genomic stretch:
- a CDS encoding SDR family oxidoreductase — MSIKIPEYVQGHGLLKGKSVLITAAAGAGIGFSAAQRAVEEGCRSIMISDIHEGRLNASVEKLKSETGCEQVYGKVCNVAIEEDVQALINAAEELLGGVDVLINNAGLGTTKLLIEMEDPEWNKVIDVTLNGTMRMTRYMMRVMKERGHGVIVNNASVLGWRAQKEQAHYAAAKAGVMALTRCAALEAADFGVRINAVAPSLAVHAMLKKSAPEALLAELESREAYGRGAEVWEVANIMMFLASDYSSYMTGEIVSCSSQRA, encoded by the coding sequence ATGAGTATCAAGATTCCAGAATATGTACAGGGCCACGGCTTACTAAAGGGTAAGTCGGTGCTGATTACCGCCGCTGCGGGCGCAGGTATTGGTTTCTCTGCGGCGCAACGCGCTGTTGAAGAAGGCTGTCGCAGTATTATGATCAGCGATATTCATGAGGGCCGCTTGAACGCCTCAGTTGAGAAACTGAAGAGTGAAACCGGCTGCGAGCAGGTGTACGGCAAGGTCTGTAATGTTGCTATTGAAGAGGACGTGCAGGCGCTGATTAATGCCGCTGAAGAGTTGCTCGGTGGTGTTGATGTATTAATTAATAACGCCGGTTTGGGCACGACAAAATTATTGATAGAGATGGAAGATCCGGAGTGGAATAAAGTCATCGACGTCACTCTGAATGGCACCATGCGAATGACGCGTTACATGATGAGAGTTATGAAAGAGCGTGGCCATGGTGTGATTGTTAACAATGCCTCTGTGCTGGGCTGGCGCGCTCAAAAAGAACAGGCGCATTACGCGGCTGCCAAGGCGGGTGTGATGGCGCTAACCCGCTGTGCCGCTTTAGAAGCTGCAGATTTTGGGGTGCGCATTAACGCGGTGGCGCCGTCCTTAGCGGTACATGCGATGTTGAAAAAATCAGCGCCAGAAGCTTTGCTAGCCGAACTTGAAAGCCGTGAAGCCTACGGACGCGGTGCAGAAGTGTGGGAAGTTGCAAATATTATGATGTTCCTCGCATCGGACTACTCCAGCTATATGACCGGCGAGATTGTGAGCTGCTCATCGCAGCGCGCCTAA
- a CDS encoding PACE efflux transporter, which produces MSPTNRRVCQAILYEIGAVAMVTPILSVAFDAEVSTTLPLSVLMATIALVWNYIFNALFERWEKNQIAKGRSWRRRLVHGAGFEGGLVLVLVPLTAYWLDITLLQALLAEIGLLATFFVYAIIFTWAFDKIFGLPISAQDRSA; this is translated from the coding sequence ATGAGCCCTACCAACCGCCGTGTCTGCCAAGCCATTCTCTATGAAATAGGCGCTGTTGCCATGGTCACACCAATACTCAGCGTCGCATTTGACGCTGAAGTTTCGACGACCTTACCGCTCTCTGTTCTTATGGCCACTATCGCATTGGTATGGAATTACATTTTTAACGCACTTTTTGAACGCTGGGAAAAAAACCAAATCGCCAAGGGTCGATCTTGGCGTCGGCGTCTAGTGCACGGCGCAGGCTTTGAAGGCGGGCTGGTGCTTGTATTAGTGCCACTCACCGCCTACTGGTTGGACATCACATTGCTGCAGGCACTGCTTGCCGAGATTGGGCTGCTCGCCACGTTCTTCGTCTACGCTATTATCTTCACCTGGGCCTTCGATAAGATCTTTGGACTTCCGATCTCAGCACAGGACCGCAGCGCGTGA
- a CDS encoding YfaZ family outer membrane protein yields the protein MKAPIIAATVLAIASSSAFAGGVAFRFGDDSFGVSLAGDLSAESSAQFDWLHHEDDGDMVAFGVFANGQRGSLSGRVGAKAIGLEADDADVSGGALAFGGDISLPLNEIVRLRGGAYYAPETTGFGDIEGYQEWSVSAEFTVFQNSAIQIGYGDIEFDVEKRGEFEFEDGLFVRLQLRL from the coding sequence ATGAAAGCCCCTATTATTGCAGCGACCGTGTTAGCTATTGCAAGCAGTTCGGCATTTGCCGGCGGTGTTGCCTTTCGTTTCGGCGACGATAGTTTCGGTGTGTCGCTCGCGGGTGATTTGAGTGCTGAGAGCAGTGCTCAATTCGATTGGCTACACCATGAAGATGATGGCGATATGGTCGCCTTCGGTGTGTTTGCTAACGGCCAGCGTGGCTCTTTGAGCGGACGGGTTGGTGCTAAGGCGATTGGTCTTGAAGCTGACGACGCCGATGTTAGCGGCGGTGCGCTCGCCTTTGGTGGCGACATAAGCTTGCCGCTGAATGAGATTGTGCGTCTGCGTGGCGGAGCGTATTACGCGCCAGAAACCACGGGCTTTGGTGATATTGAAGGTTACCAAGAATGGTCAGTGAGCGCAGAGTTCACTGTTTTTCAAAACTCAGCCATTCAGATTGGCTACGGTGATATTGAATTTGACGTTGAAAAACGCGGCGAATTTGAGTTTGAAGACGGCCTCTTCGTACGTTTACAGCTACGTCTATAA
- a CDS encoding O-acetylhomoserine aminocarboxypropyltransferase/cysteine synthase family protein has translation MKLESIALHEGYKSEATTKAAAVPIYQTSSYTFDNTQHGADLFDLKVPGNIYSRIMNPTNDVLEKRIAAMEGGVGALCVASGMAAITYAIQCICEVGDNIVSTSQLYGGTYNFFAHSLPRQGIEARMISADDYEGFEKAIDDKTKAVFCESIGNPAGNVVDIVRLAEIAHKHGVPLIVDNTVATPYLCRPFELGADIVVHSLTKYIGGHGTTIGGVIVDSGKFDWVANKERFAILNEPDPSYHGVVYTEALGPAAYIGRCRVVPLRNTGAALSPMNAFQLLQGLETLGLRMDRHCENAEKLALYLQNHEKVEWVNYAALPDSPYFATCQKITNSRASGILSFGLTGGIEACTRFIDSLEMILRLVNIGDAKSLACHPASTTHRQLNPEELASAGVSADLIRISVGIEHIDDIIADVSQALEKA, from the coding sequence ATGAAACTAGAATCAATTGCGCTGCATGAAGGCTATAAATCGGAAGCAACCACAAAAGCCGCAGCGGTTCCGATTTACCAGACAAGCTCTTATACCTTTGATAATACCCAGCACGGCGCAGATTTATTTGACCTTAAGGTGCCGGGCAATATTTACAGCCGCATAATGAATCCAACCAACGATGTATTGGAAAAGCGTATCGCCGCAATGGAGGGTGGTGTTGGTGCGCTATGTGTCGCCTCTGGCATGGCCGCCATTACCTATGCCATTCAATGTATCTGTGAGGTTGGCGATAATATTGTCAGTACAAGCCAGTTGTATGGCGGAACCTATAATTTCTTTGCGCATTCGCTACCGAGGCAAGGTATTGAGGCTAGAATGATCTCGGCCGACGACTACGAAGGTTTTGAAAAAGCGATTGACGATAAGACTAAGGCGGTATTTTGTGAGTCTATCGGCAACCCCGCGGGCAATGTTGTCGATATTGTTCGCTTGGCGGAAATTGCCCACAAGCACGGCGTGCCATTAATTGTTGATAACACCGTGGCAACACCGTATCTCTGCCGTCCATTTGAGCTGGGCGCCGATATTGTTGTGCACTCGCTCACCAAATACATTGGTGGCCACGGCACTACTATTGGCGGTGTGATAGTCGATTCAGGTAAGTTTGATTGGGTTGCTAACAAGGAGCGTTTTGCTATTTTGAATGAGCCTGACCCTTCCTATCATGGCGTTGTTTACACCGAGGCGCTGGGGCCAGCAGCCTATATAGGCCGTTGCCGCGTAGTACCGCTGCGAAATACCGGCGCCGCTCTGTCGCCAATGAATGCGTTTCAGCTGTTGCAGGGACTCGAAACTCTCGGCTTGCGTATGGATCGCCATTGCGAGAATGCTGAAAAGCTGGCGCTCTATCTTCAGAATCATGAGAAGGTTGAATGGGTAAACTATGCTGCCTTGCCGGATAGCCCTTACTTTGCGACTTGTCAGAAAATCACTAATTCTCGGGCTTCAGGTATTTTAAGCTTTGGGCTTACTGGTGGTATTGAGGCCTGCACACGATTTATTGATTCTCTGGAAATGATTTTACGGCTGGTAAATATCGGTGATGCAAAATCGCTAGCCTGTCATCCCGCGTCTACCACTCATCGTCAGTTAAATCCTGAAGAGCTGGCTTCTGCCGGCGTGAGTGCAGATTTAATTAGAATCTCTGTGGGTATTGAGCATATCGACGATATTATTGCCGATGTCAGCCAAGCCTTAGAAAAAGCCTAG
- a CDS encoding acetyl-CoA C-acetyltransferase: protein MAEAYIVDAIRSPTGRRKGGLAHVHGADLGAHVLNAIVERNGIPDNEYDDVIFGCVDTVGPLAGDIARSAWLAAGLSQEVPGTTIDRQCGSSQQAVHFAAQAIMSGCMDVVVAGGVQTMTQIPISSAMTLAAPLGFTDPFSGSTGWVERYGAAPPTQFNSAQMIADKWNLSRKDLELFSYESHQRALKAIAEGRFDREIIPFGGVTMDETPRNSSLEKMAELNYLFGCDKVTAAVSSQTCDASSAVLVVSEAALKRYDLTPRARIHHMSVRADDPIWMLTAPISATEYALKKAGMSLQDIDLVEINEAFASVVLAWLHETGYDHAKTNVNGGAIALGHPLGATGTKLMTTLLHELERTGGRYGLQTMCEGGGQANVTILERL from the coding sequence ATGGCAGAAGCATATATCGTAGACGCAATTCGCAGTCCTACCGGTCGTCGCAAAGGCGGTCTTGCCCATGTACACGGCGCCGACCTAGGCGCGCATGTATTGAATGCTATCGTTGAGCGCAACGGCATTCCAGACAATGAATACGATGATGTTATTTTCGGCTGTGTTGATACGGTTGGTCCCTTGGCCGGCGATATTGCTCGCAGCGCTTGGTTGGCAGCTGGATTGTCACAGGAAGTGCCCGGCACCACTATTGACCGTCAATGTGGTTCTTCGCAGCAGGCGGTGCATTTTGCGGCCCAGGCAATTATGTCGGGTTGTATGGATGTGGTTGTTGCCGGCGGCGTGCAAACCATGACCCAGATTCCTATTTCATCGGCCATGACTTTAGCTGCGCCCTTGGGATTCACCGACCCGTTCTCTGGTTCAACGGGATGGGTTGAGCGTTACGGCGCTGCGCCACCGACGCAGTTTAACTCGGCACAGATGATTGCTGATAAGTGGAATTTGTCCCGCAAAGACTTGGAATTATTTTCCTATGAGTCGCATCAGCGTGCCTTGAAAGCAATCGCCGAGGGTCGTTTCGATCGCGAAATTATTCCCTTTGGCGGTGTGACCATGGACGAGACGCCGCGCAATTCTAGTTTAGAGAAAATGGCAGAATTAAATTATTTATTCGGCTGCGACAAAGTGACGGCGGCGGTATCTAGCCAAACCTGCGACGCATCTAGCGCGGTATTGGTGGTCAGTGAAGCAGCCTTAAAACGCTATGATTTAACGCCACGGGCACGCATTCATCACATGAGTGTGCGGGCCGATGATCCTATCTGGATGCTAACGGCACCGATATCTGCAACTGAGTACGCCTTGAAGAAAGCGGGTATGTCTTTGCAGGATATCGACCTAGTTGAAATCAATGAGGCTTTTGCGTCAGTGGTATTGGCTTGGTTGCATGAGACCGGCTACGACCACGCTAAAACTAATGTGAACGGCGGCGCGATTGCGCTAGGCCATCCACTGGGCGCAACCGGTACCAAGTTGATGACCACCTTGCTACATGAGCTAGAGCGCACTGGCGGCCGCTATGGCTTGCAAACCATGTGTGAAGGCGGCGGTCAGGCGAACGTGACTATTTTAGAGCGGCTGTAA
- a CDS encoding acyl-CoA dehydrogenase family protein, which yields MEFAFTQEQEMIRDTAAAFLKDASTSAAIRAAMESDLGYSPELWQRICAEMYWQALHIPEEYGGMGLGYVELVAVLEQMGRYLLCSPYLATVGMATNALLIAASDSQKAAILPQLIEGKTATVAFNGGRSVWDASAVTATYRRESNEFTLNGDYRYVLDGHSADYLILAAREEGSRGDEGLSLFVCAGDSAGIQRSRLATMDQSRRQATIQLKDLRLPESSVMGELGTGAKPLAKILDLATIALAAEQAGGMQQILDITVDYTKSRSQFGRTIAGFQAIKHKAADMMLRNEVARSAVYYAACVADDALCAGPLASELAEAASIAKSYCSEGYFKNTGEALQMHGGVGFTWEYDVHLYFKRAKASEHFLGSSSYHRERVAVMLLDTAC from the coding sequence ATGGAATTCGCATTTACACAAGAACAGGAAATGATCCGCGATACCGCGGCAGCTTTTCTTAAAGACGCTTCTACCAGTGCTGCCATTCGCGCCGCAATGGAGAGCGATCTAGGTTATTCCCCAGAACTTTGGCAACGCATCTGCGCTGAAATGTATTGGCAGGCCCTGCATATTCCCGAGGAATATGGCGGTATGGGCTTAGGCTATGTTGAGCTGGTCGCTGTGCTGGAACAGATGGGTCGCTATCTGCTGTGCTCGCCTTATCTTGCCACTGTTGGCATGGCGACTAACGCGCTATTGATTGCCGCTAGCGATAGTCAGAAGGCAGCCATCCTTCCGCAACTCATCGAAGGCAAGACCGCCACCGTCGCCTTTAATGGTGGCCGCAGTGTTTGGGACGCTAGTGCAGTCACGGCGACTTATCGTCGCGAAAGCAATGAATTTACCCTCAATGGCGATTACCGCTATGTGCTTGATGGTCACAGCGCAGATTATCTAATTCTGGCTGCGCGCGAAGAGGGTAGTCGCGGCGATGAGGGTCTGAGTTTATTTGTCTGTGCTGGCGATAGCGCCGGTATTCAGCGTTCGCGATTAGCGACCATGGATCAAAGCCGACGTCAGGCGACTATTCAACTTAAGGATTTGCGTTTACCAGAAAGCAGCGTGATGGGTGAGCTTGGCACAGGCGCAAAGCCCTTGGCGAAAATTCTGGATTTAGCCACTATTGCCTTGGCGGCGGAACAAGCCGGCGGTATGCAGCAGATACTGGATATTACTGTGGACTACACCAAAAGTCGCAGTCAGTTTGGGCGCACGATTGCCGGATTTCAGGCCATTAAACACAAGGCTGCTGACATGATGTTGCGCAACGAAGTTGCTCGCTCCGCCGTTTATTACGCTGCCTGTGTCGCTGATGATGCGCTCTGCGCGGGGCCGCTGGCGAGTGAGTTAGCAGAGGCCGCAAGTATCGCTAAATCTTATTGCTCAGAAGGGTATTTCAAAAATACCGGCGAAGCTTTGCAGATGCACGGCGGCGTGGGTTTTACCTGGGAATACGATGTGCATTTGTATTTCAAACGAGCCAAAGCCAGCGAGCATTTCTTGGGTAGCAGTAGTTATCACCGCGAGCGCGTTGCGGTGATGTTGCTAGATACTGCATGTTGA
- a CDS encoding SDR family oxidoreductase, with product MGICNNRVVIITGAGGGLGAAHAKVFAAEGASVVVNDINEAAAQKVVDDITAAGGKAVVNTSDITNYDDSLNAVKQAIDTFGDLHIVLNNAGVNRDRMFASMTEVEWDTIMAVHLKGHFCITSHAVHYWRGKSKEGKAVDARIINTTSGAGLQGSIGQSNYAAAKAGIAALTLNQGAELARYGITANAVAPAARTNMTTAVEAMATRMAKPDDGSFDFWAPENVSSLLAWLGSSESAHVNGCVFEAEGGKISLADGWRKGPEVDKGARWEPAEVGEAVKTLMAEAVPAQKVYGS from the coding sequence ATGGGAATTTGTAATAACAGAGTGGTGATTATCACCGGTGCGGGTGGCGGCCTAGGGGCGGCACATGCAAAAGTATTTGCTGCTGAGGGTGCCTCGGTTGTGGTTAACGATATTAATGAAGCTGCCGCTCAAAAAGTGGTAGATGACATTACGGCCGCAGGCGGTAAGGCGGTGGTGAACACCTCTGATATTACCAACTACGATGACAGTTTGAACGCAGTGAAACAGGCTATCGATACCTTTGGTGACCTGCATATTGTTTTAAACAATGCCGGCGTTAACCGTGACCGGATGTTTGCGTCAATGACGGAAGTGGAATGGGACACCATTATGGCCGTGCATTTAAAAGGTCATTTCTGCATTACATCGCACGCGGTTCACTACTGGCGCGGCAAGTCAAAAGAAGGCAAGGCCGTTGATGCTCGCATTATTAATACTACCTCGGGTGCGGGTTTGCAGGGCTCAATTGGGCAGTCAAATTACGCAGCCGCCAAAGCAGGTATTGCAGCGCTAACTTTGAATCAAGGTGCGGAGCTAGCTCGCTACGGTATTACCGCCAACGCGGTAGCGCCTGCTGCGCGCACCAATATGACAACGGCGGTGGAAGCAATGGCCACCCGTATGGCTAAACCCGATGACGGCAGCTTTGATTTTTGGGCGCCCGAGAATGTGTCATCACTGTTGGCGTGGTTGGGCAGTTCGGAATCTGCACACGTTAACGGCTGTGTGTTTGAAGCCGAAGGCGGCAAAATTTCTCTTGCCGATGGTTGGCGCAAGGGACCTGAAGTTGATAAAGGTGCGCGCTGGGAGCCTGCTGAGGTAGGCGAAGCAGTAAAAACCTTGATGGCAGAGGCAGTTCCGGCTCAGAAAGTGTATGGTAGCTGA
- a CDS encoding M48 metallopeptidase family protein, with the protein MNSPSDTLKLKYLQGYPEHLQNQIRSLIKEQRLGEYLAKRYGGQHSIQSDKALYGYVNTLKQENLRTAPQINKVLFDNRLDLTHRALGLHTAISRVQGGKLKAKKEIRVASLFKDAAPEFLEMIVVHELAHLKESDHNKAFYKLCCYMLPDYHQREFDLRVYLTLRELPDLS; encoded by the coding sequence GTGAACAGTCCCTCCGATACCCTTAAATTAAAATACCTGCAGGGCTATCCAGAACACCTGCAAAATCAAATCCGTAGCCTGATTAAAGAACAGCGCTTAGGTGAGTATTTAGCAAAACGTTACGGCGGCCAACACAGCATTCAAAGTGATAAAGCGCTATACGGCTATGTAAACACCTTAAAGCAGGAAAACCTTCGCACTGCACCACAAATTAACAAGGTGCTATTTGATAATCGCCTGGATCTGACCCACCGCGCGCTCGGCTTACACACTGCCATATCGCGGGTACAAGGCGGCAAGCTCAAGGCAAAGAAGGAAATCCGCGTCGCCTCGCTATTTAAGGATGCGGCGCCCGAATTTTTAGAAATGATTGTGGTACACGAACTCGCGCATTTAAAAGAGAGCGATCACAACAAGGCGTTTTATAAGCTGTGTTGCTATATGCTGCCGGACTACCATCAACGCGAATTTGATTTGCGGGTGTACCTGACCCTCAGAGAACTCCCCGACCTGTCTTAG
- a CDS encoding acyl-CoA dehydrogenase family protein, producing MKLQFSPQDEAFRSEIAGWLADNLVGEFAQLKFRGGPGDEHMFPEERKRWERKLAEGGWTCVGWPQEYGGRGLPIEQQVIFFEEYARAGAPGRMGHIGEGLTGPTLIAFGSEEQKKKYLPGVLAGTEFWCQGYSEPSAGSDLANVKTKARFDEASGKWIVNGQKVWTSLAHESEYCFVIARTDPDSKAHKGLGFFLIKMDQPGVTVRPIEQITGTSEFNEVFFDDAECDASDIVGLPGEGWKVAMGLLGYERGVSTLGQQMAFQNEFNEVVALAKENGAAQDPVIRQRLADAHIGLKIMRYNSMRMLSGNSGDGSLQKEALIYKLYWATWHRDLGELAMDILGAEADILLDAPYELNRLQSLFLFTRSDTIYGGTNQIQRNIIAERGLGMPKELRPPQN from the coding sequence ATGAAATTACAATTTAGTCCTCAAGATGAAGCCTTTCGCAGCGAGATTGCCGGCTGGCTTGCCGACAATTTAGTAGGCGAATTTGCACAGCTTAAGTTTCGCGGTGGCCCCGGCGACGAGCATATGTTTCCGGAAGAGCGCAAACGCTGGGAACGCAAATTAGCCGAAGGCGGCTGGACCTGCGTAGGTTGGCCACAAGAGTATGGCGGCCGCGGTTTGCCGATTGAACAGCAAGTTATTTTCTTTGAAGAATATGCTCGCGCCGGTGCACCGGGTCGTATGGGCCATATTGGTGAAGGTTTAACAGGCCCTACCTTGATTGCCTTTGGTAGCGAAGAGCAAAAAAAGAAGTACTTACCCGGTGTTTTGGCGGGCACGGAATTTTGGTGTCAGGGTTATTCTGAACCTAGCGCCGGCTCTGATCTAGCGAACGTGAAAACCAAGGCGCGCTTCGATGAGGCCAGCGGTAAATGGATTGTGAATGGCCAGAAAGTCTGGACCTCGCTGGCCCACGAATCTGAATATTGCTTTGTGATTGCCCGTACCGATCCGGATTCGAAAGCCCACAAGGGCCTGGGTTTTTTCTTAATAAAAATGGATCAGCCCGGCGTTACCGTAAGACCTATTGAACAGATCACCGGCACCTCAGAATTTAATGAGGTTTTCTTTGACGATGCCGAGTGTGATGCCAGTGACATTGTCGGCCTGCCCGGTGAAGGTTGGAAAGTGGCGATGGGTTTGCTGGGTTACGAGCGTGGCGTGTCTACCCTTGGCCAGCAGATGGCATTTCAAAATGAGTTTAATGAAGTTGTTGCGCTGGCCAAAGAAAATGGCGCCGCGCAAGATCCCGTTATTCGCCAGCGACTCGCTGACGCTCACATTGGTTTAAAAATTATGCGCTACAACAGTATGCGCATGCTGTCGGGCAATAGTGGAGACGGCAGTCTTCAAAAAGAAGCGCTGATTTACAAGTTATATTGGGCAACATGGCACCGTGATTTAGGTGAGTTGGCCATGGATATTTTGGGTGCAGAGGCCGATATTTTATTGGATGCGCCCTATGAATTGAATCGCTTGCAGTCGCTATTTTTGTTTACCCGTTCAGATACCATTTACGGTGGCACCAACCAAATTCAGCGCAATATAATTGCCGAGCGCGGCTTGGGTATGCCCAAGGAACTGCGTCCGCCACAAAACTAA
- a CDS encoding acetyl-CoA C-acyltransferase, with protein MKEAVIVSTARTGMGKSFRGALNNTEAPAMGGHVVRAAVERAGIDPGSVDDVIFGAAAQQGTQAYNLGRLCAVAGGLPNSVPGMAIERQCSSGLMSIAWAAKSIMCDEIDIAVAGGLESISLVQTKHKNSHRSVSQTVLDIDPTAYIPMLETAEIVSDRYGISREAQDVYSLQSQQRVAAAQQAGLFADEIVPFATSMSVFNKETKETSFKDVLLNSDECNRPTTTLESLSSLDPVFKDGQWVKQGRFITAGNASQLSDGASACVVMDRKLAEQKGLSPLGLYRGMAVAGCKADEMGIGPVFAIPKLLKRAGLKVDDIGLWELNEAFACQVIYCRDQLGIDNEKLNVNGGAISIGHPFGMSGARMVGHALLEGKRRGVKYVVVTMCIGGGMGAAALFEVA; from the coding sequence ATGAAAGAAGCTGTAATCGTTTCAACCGCCCGTACCGGTATGGGTAAATCATTTCGCGGAGCCTTAAACAATACTGAAGCACCCGCTATGGGCGGACACGTGGTTCGCGCCGCAGTGGAGCGCGCCGGGATTGATCCCGGCTCAGTCGATGATGTGATTTTTGGCGCAGCGGCGCAGCAGGGTACGCAGGCCTATAACCTTGGGCGCTTGTGTGCGGTTGCTGGTGGCCTGCCCAATAGCGTGCCGGGCATGGCGATTGAACGTCAGTGTTCCTCTGGCCTTATGTCTATTGCCTGGGCTGCAAAGTCGATTATGTGCGACGAAATTGATATCGCCGTAGCCGGTGGTCTGGAGTCGATCTCGCTAGTGCAAACCAAACACAAAAATAGCCATCGCAGTGTTTCGCAAACCGTATTGGATATCGACCCCACCGCGTATATTCCAATGCTGGAAACCGCTGAGATTGTCAGTGATCGCTACGGCATTAGCCGCGAAGCGCAGGATGTGTATTCACTGCAAAGTCAGCAGCGCGTCGCCGCCGCTCAGCAGGCAGGTTTGTTTGCCGATGAAATTGTGCCTTTTGCCACCAGCATGTCGGTGTTCAATAAAGAAACCAAAGAAACCAGTTTTAAAGATGTACTGTTGAATAGCGATGAATGTAATCGTCCAACAACGACCTTAGAAAGTCTGTCATCACTTGACCCCGTGTTTAAAGATGGCCAGTGGGTGAAGCAGGGCCGTTTCATTACTGCCGGTAATGCCTCGCAACTGTCTGACGGTGCCTCAGCCTGCGTGGTAATGGATCGCAAGCTAGCCGAACAAAAAGGTTTGTCGCCTTTAGGGCTTTATCGCGGTATGGCAGTGGCCGGTTGCAAGGCTGACGAAATGGGCATTGGCCCAGTGTTCGCTATTCCTAAATTACTGAAACGCGCGGGTCTCAAAGTAGACGATATCGGCCTGTGGGAATTGAATGAAGCCTTTGCCTGTCAGGTTATTTACTGTCGTGATCAACTCGGTATTGATAACGAAAAATTGAACGTCAATGGCGGCGCGATTTCAATCGGTCATCCCTTTGGCATGAGTGGCGCACGCATGGTTGGTCACGCCTTGCTAGAAGGCAAACGCCGTGGTGTGAAGTACGTGGTGGTTACTATGTGCATCGGCGGCGGTATGGGCGCAGCAGCCTTATTTGAAGTAGCTTAG
- a CDS encoding acyl-CoA dehydrogenase family protein: protein MDFTFSEDQLLFQESVRDFLINEVTPATIRAAWQTESGRSDALWQQFVEMGLTGITVPEAFGGLGMNELDFVLLAQEAGYVALAEPLVHSALVAVPVIANCGNAEFAAQWLPKIAAGEAKAVVGLEINGLVEDAHIADVLILEKDGAVYALESNAVELRHNESIDLGRKLFAVEFNTDAALKLADGQQARDLIEFALNRGALAAAAQALGVSQRMIDLSVQYTSDRKQFGVAIGSFQAVKHHMANIAYKLEYAKTPVYRAAYALANGLKTASHNVSHAKVVACEVADFAAKNSIQVHGAMGYTWEVDLHIFMKRAWALNNNYGTAGFHKQRVAEFVFSDNAQLGAGNTFAA, encoded by the coding sequence ATGGATTTTACATTTAGCGAAGATCAATTGTTGTTTCAAGAATCAGTGCGAGATTTTCTGATTAATGAAGTCACGCCGGCAACCATTCGCGCTGCATGGCAGACCGAGTCTGGACGCAGCGATGCTTTATGGCAGCAGTTCGTTGAGATGGGCTTGACCGGTATTACGGTGCCCGAGGCCTTTGGTGGCTTGGGTATGAATGAATTGGATTTTGTTCTGCTGGCGCAAGAGGCCGGCTACGTTGCTCTGGCTGAGCCGCTGGTGCACAGCGCCTTGGTCGCGGTGCCAGTCATCGCTAATTGTGGCAATGCAGAATTTGCAGCCCAGTGGCTTCCAAAAATTGCGGCGGGGGAAGCCAAGGCGGTTGTTGGTTTAGAGATAAATGGCTTGGTTGAAGATGCTCATATCGCCGATGTTTTGATCCTTGAGAAAGACGGCGCGGTGTATGCCCTTGAATCGAATGCGGTAGAGCTGCGCCACAACGAGTCCATCGATCTTGGCCGCAAGTTATTTGCAGTTGAGTTTAATACTGACGCGGCGCTCAAGTTGGCCGATGGCCAGCAGGCGAGAGACTTGATCGAGTTCGCTTTAAATCGCGGTGCTTTGGCAGCAGCGGCTCAGGCCTTGGGTGTGAGCCAAAGGATGATTGATCTGTCTGTGCAATACACCTCAGATCGCAAACAGTTTGGGGTGGCGATTGGCAGTTTTCAGGCGGTTAAACACCATATGGCCAATATTGCCTACAAACTGGAATACGCGAAAACCCCGGTTTATCGCGCCGCCTACGCTTTGGCGAATGGCCTGAAGACGGCGTCACACAACGTAAGCCACGCTAAAGTTGTGGCCTGCGAAGTCGCTGACTTTGCCGCAAAAAATAGTATTCAGGTGCATGGCGCAATGGGTTACACCTGGGAAGTGGATCTACATATTTTTATGAAGCGTGCTTGGGCACTAAATAACAATTACGGCACTGCGGGCTTTCACAAGCAGCGCGTAGCAGAATTTGTATTCTCAGATAACGCCCAACTAGGCGCCGGCAATACTTTTGCGGCTTAA